Proteins encoded by one window of Salvia splendens isolate huo1 chromosome 14, SspV2, whole genome shotgun sequence:
- the LOC121764364 gene encoding stress-response A/B barrel domain-containing protein UP3-like, which yields MLAFSSSVADIDSGSLLMAVLRSSSPLASKSIGKAVADRLISASASPSPLPPLLRHHRLHISAGPVAPCRSASLTFTHLLHSRYRSKSDLASYTDDPAHVSVVNNYDKPVVDDVMAVNWVAEGFSGPVAVPPGSSLRLTVMKLKEEEEAGKGEILGIARGMKEKFDSIEQLTVGENFSPGRSKGFSIASIGVVKDLESNAKILDHV from the exons ATGTTGGCTTTCTCCTCTTCAGTTGCGGATATTGATTCCGGTTCACTCTTGATGGCTGTGCTGCGATCCTCCTCACCGCTCGCATCCAAGTCAATAGGCAAGGCAGTG GCAGACCGGCTGATCTCTGCCTCGGCAAGCCCCTCTCCGCTCCCTCCCCTCCtccgccaccatcgcctccaCATCTCCGCCGGCCCTGTCGCCCCCTGCCGATCCGCCTCCCTCACCTTCACTCACCTCCTCCACTCCCGCTACAGGTCCAAATCGGATCTGGCGTCCTACACCGATGACCCCGCTCACGTCAGCGTCGTCAATAATTACGACAAGCCAGTCGTTGACGACGTCATGGCCGTCAATTGGGTGGCCGAAGGCTTCTCCGGTCCGGTGGCGGTCCCTCCGGGGTCGTCGCTGCGGCTGACGGTGATGAAGctgaaggaggaggaggaggcagGGAAGGGTGAGATTTTGGGGATTGCGAGGGGGATGAAGGAGAAATTCGATTCGATTGAGCAGCTTACGGTTGGGGAGAATTTCTCGCCGGGGAGGAGCAAGGGTTTCTCGATTGCGTCGATTGGGGTGGTGAAGGACCTTGAATCGAATGCTAAAATTTTGGATCATGTTTAG